Within the Oryzias melastigma strain HK-1 linkage group LG8, ASM292280v2, whole genome shotgun sequence genome, the region ATAAACACCACCGTGAAGACGAGAGGGATGAGGCCTGCGGCGGTTTGCTGACTGCTTTGAAAGGTGACGCCAATGTTGTCGGGGGAGCCGTAGTCCAGCGCTGTGTGGTTCGGAGGAGAGGGGCCTGGAGGGCAGGTCGTGGTGTGGGAGGAGATGGCTAAGGTCAGGGAGGCCACGAACATCAGCATGCTGGAGGTGTACAGCAAGGCTTTCCGTCCGGCTTTGTCCATCAAAAATGCTGCTATGGCAACGGAAAACAGGCGGACTGCCCCCACGATTGCAGCATCGTACCTAAAGGAAGCAAATTCAGTTGAAATGTGTGTTTCGAGCTGCAGGACCAAGAAGAGAAGAACAAACTGAAAGCTGTACAACCTCGGCTCAATAGACACTtggcttttttcaaaaatgggcTCCAGATAAACCAAGACTGGTGTGATTCCTGTCATCTGCTGCAGAAAACGCATCACCACTGAGATAATGATTGGCTTGTAGTAGATGGGTGTGACCAAGTTGGACCATTTGACTGTCGACTGATTGTCGATGCTCTCCTGTGTTGGTGAAATCATTGATGTTAGCTCTGATCTGCCACTTGCTGTCAATATAAAAGCCTGTGGTCATCCCCCACCTGTATGTCCCTGAGCTCGCTGTGGGTGTCGTAATGACTTCCCCTAAGCCAGCGGAGGACCTTCTCTGCATGCTGCTGTCGGCCGAGGGAGAGCAGTCTTCTAGGGGAGGAGGGCATAAATGTAAGAAGCACCAACATCAACACCGCTGGCACGGCCCCTGCCACCGCCAGCCAGCGCCACGGCACCACCAGACCTGCAAAGACGGGAAAAAAGCCTCATTAGACTAATAACGACACAAATGGTTTCTTTTTCTCAACTTTACATAGCTTTTTGTAGCATATTAGATTTATGAGACCCCtgtctcattagcatgatccaaactttccttaaaaaccccaTTATTAATAATTGGTCTAcgttttctgccctgcagttcatcatcattccactaggagCAGTACAAAGGTTTTTCCTGCTgatttcaagatggcggcctccgtgaaatctcaaaaagacttttggtgggaaaaagtttagataattttcaaaattttatggtaaaaataaatcatctatcattgttcattttttaaatgactacttacTTTATTATaaggatgattttttttgataattaattctttataatacatttaaagcatgataaaaatgtgtggattaaaaaattaagttatttttctcttctaaCACTAATGTCAGTATTTTTTCATGCCAAACTAACATAGTTGtgaacaaaaaatactaaatccCCCACAATTGATACTATTTATATATAACAAAATAgatatttcagttttcttttgttgttgtttttgatttcaACCAATtccctaaagcaggggtctgcaacctgcggctccagagccacatgtgtctcttttatctctccatggtggctctctggctgaagaaaaataaaataatagttatttttaaagtttttcttttttttttcttttgctaatttggcatcaactgaatttttatgctcatttggagtttagctaatattttagcaatatgcaaacatttttggcaaatttgttatttactgggatttttaagtttaatttagagtttaccttctattatagcaacaggctaacgtttttggctaatttagtttactgaggaattttaggctatttctgaGTTCAGTTAAGCAACAAGCTAtttttatggcccgcagcagcagtctactgactgcaaggaccatattgtttctGCTTAAACATTCAATCNNNNNNNNNNNNNNNNNNNNNNNNNNNNNNNNNNatatataaaaaaaaacatttggaaagatgctagcttctttttatattttttctctgttttcatgccaaaaaatagacataatatatatatatatatatatattttaaaggagGCAATGAATCCAAATCCAAacttcttaaaggctaaagtaagactatgcggctccttctaggttttgatcagtagaaaacaagcccaaatggctctcactgttaaaggttgccgacccctgccctaaagggacattgaagttaaaaaaaatgttaaaaagtttctggTAATTACCNNNNNNNNNNNNNNNNNNNNNNNNNNNNNNNNNNNNNNNNNNNNNNNNNNNNNNNNNNNNNNNNNNNNNNNNNNNNNNNNNNNNNNNNNNNNNNNNNNNNNNNNNNNNNNNNNNNNNNNNNNNNNNNNNNNNNNNNNNNNNNNNNNNNNNNNNNNNNNNNNNNNNNNNNNNNNNNNNNNNNNNNNNNNNNNNNNNNNNNNNNNNTAAGCAACAACAGCTGACtgtatataataaaaataacccTTGAAGCCTTCAGTTTCTGCCCCAGAGTCACACACCTAGAGCGTAGAGGGTCAGACTCCCAAACACAGCCGTGACCTGAGGACAGGAGCCCAGAGCTCCCCGCACTCGTTTGTGGGAGATCTCAGAAATGTAGACCTGAAGCAGAAACACGAGACACACAACTCTGAGTGAACTTTGCCTATGGGTTGCAACCGACTTTCATTCACCCAGACTTGATTCGTAGGaatgcaacaattcactttcctCACAATTTGTttcaaacctcaatttttggCATACAGTTTTGTTCTGGTTAAATACaaaatgcaacaataaaacaaaaaaatcatgaattttctttttttatttgctaaaggTAAGTAGAAAAAACCTTTCGGTTGGCTTATAAGCCTAGTggaatgtaataaaacaatattaaatatattaaatgtgGCACAACAGGTGTTTGACCCTTTAAACTGATACAAACGTtctataaaaatgaacaaatgttctAAAATGTGGTTCATTTTAAACCTAGAATTGTGCCTTTCTTAAATTAGCAATgtcattttcataaaacatcTGGTGTAAATTCTGCAAGtgtcacattttttacaaaaattggcAGTTTTGTGTGTCAATTTTATACACAATGGTGGAATGTTTTTCTCAATTTAAGTCCAGTAATTAAAAAACCCCAATGAAttaaaagaaagatttaaatatttctttaaaaaaaaagtatttcaaccAACGCCTTTCACCCCCTAAACCCAAAGCAGTCGTAAATACTGCAGGAAGCAATGCGAAGAATGTGCAGTTACTATGAAAGCAAATGGGGTCACATTTTTGCCTTTAAGGGTAGGGAAGGGGATATTTAAccttttcaacatgttttgtCTTGTGTAATTTGCAAACTTTTGTTACAAACTAAATACCAGAAATTCCAGCTGGGctacatttttagtcaaaatctgcAGAAAGGAAGATCCTATCTTCACCTTTCTGGAGATAAAGTTAGCCAATATGTGTAAAAATCAGGCAAAAGTACTAGTACTTTTCTTGCTTGGTAACaagttttttaactttcttttttcaaaggcTTTGAATGAACCTACTGGAATGGACGCTGCTGTCATGCCGGCAGCGACCCCCGTTAGGAAACGGCCCAAATGTAGCATCCATAAGTCTACAGCTCCTGCTAGCAGCATGTACCTGCAACACACAGAACATCATGCAAAACACACTAGTGTAAGCTTATGTCATCCTTTGTCCTCTTGTAGCAGACTTTGTTCCAAACATGTtacatttacttatttaaatttaagtttaaaaagatcaacttaagcattttgtggtttattttaaataagaaagCGTTATGTTTCTTAAGTCAAACTGAAAATGAGCTTTCATTAATGTTTGAAATTCATACACTATTAAATCAATTgaatattttgtttcaaaactacaaaaaaaaaatgctgaaaaaaattaaattatatattttatatgaatcaatattgtctttttttttaaaatcctattGGTCAACTTTTAACATGACTCTGTATTTTACACTGAGTTgattttgactgatttatttgtttttgcagaacatCTCATCTTCAAGGAGCAGATGGATGAcgattttagcaaaaattacCTCCATGCAGTAGGTTGGtatgatgtaaggggcaaataaaatcacaatattAGTTTTTGTACACTTGTGTTCTCACTTAATGTCCAGAaaactcagaggaaaacaaTTTGCAGAGTTTGAAATGCAAAGTAAAATTAGATGACTGCTGACAAACTGTATTAGGAATGCTGAAACAGAAGTACTTCACTAAACTGTCGGTACTAAAAAtcttaggtggaaaacaaaggACGCAGAAGGTACTCATGAATAATTAACTAAGTATCGtcttgttaacattttaaatcgatacaaatatCGCCAATCgagatattgcgatatatcgcctAATCGATTTTTCCCTGCACCCCTGCTATGAATTAgattatcaataataataataaattgtatCTATCAGGCGCCTGTCATGGAACTCAAGGTCATCAACCACCAACtgtgatatgaatcaaattgttattaaaatgaatcactACTCCCCTTGTAAAGTCCTAAAAaggtgtttgttttcttcactgCTTTGCACTCAGAACCTGATTTTAGGACTTCTGGTCTTATGGGTGCTTGCAGACCTGATTTAAGGTCTACATTTCAGGGAGGGATGTTTTAAAGCTCCCAGAAACCATTGCTCCAGTGACAGCTGAATTCTGATCCTCATCCTTCTGTCTCCCTGGTATAGAAGCTTGGTGAAGCCTCGGTTTTCTGTGTTTGTACTTTAGGGTTTAGTTCTCGGCTGGCTTCTTCTGTTGttgattaatttttattttttgcttttgctgtgTTGCTGTTATCAATTTTCCATTGAAAAGTACCAAATTTATGTCAAATAATTCAGTCGTTGCCACACTTTGTTCTGTCCCAGTCTTTGTGTGTCttagtttggtttttattgtgtgACTCCCCCCACCAGTCGACCTCATAAAATCCTGTTcccatttttaaccctttatgttctatattttctcccttttttccaGATCAAGGACGTAACACGCGTTGATGGGAACATGCTGATATTTACCCAACAGTTGAAGGCACGGCGGACATCATGATGCTGAGCTTCCGTCCAATCAGGTCGTTGAGCATCATGGCCCCCAGCCCGCCAGCCGCCGCGCCCAGGGAGTAGATGGAGCCGAACCAAGCAGCCTGTTCTGTGTCCATCCTGAGCCGAGGGTCTGCATCTGGACTTTTTAACTTGGGCAGAACTGGAGAGGAATAGACCAAGGAGTACCCAAAGTTGAAATTTCCCAGGACAGCGGCGAACACAGCCAGGTAAAGCCCGGAGTTTCTAACCTGGGAGAGGACACAGAACGCATCAAACTGAACCAGAAATTTAAACCTGTACTCCAAGTTAACCTGATAGTCATATCAGATTTAATACCAGATTTAACCTTCAGAGGTCAGGAAGATAATTGGAAATTatgagaagtaaaaaaaaaatctgctgtttcACAGAAAGGAAGTGAGGATTTTTTATGTCCTTTaggtttttccagaaaaaaaaaaacattttgaatcaacaaaaaatacaaaataaaataagtaaatgaatTTAAGTGAAAATAAGTATatatcaaataattattatcacaataaaacacacataaaataTGTGAAACGGTCAGAAAAGCTGTGAAAGTCTCAGAGCACACCCTCTTGTGACCATCTTGATTTATATCTACATATTTGTATAAAACAAGAGCTGAAGAACAAAAGGGGATGTTTGTGAGTCAGTAACAAAAAATGAACCATTGAACTAAAACAGGTGATTGAAGGGAGTGGACTGAGGAAATTCCCtgacatatttaaaatgttattcatGAGTTATTCTGATGTGGACAGGTGTTACATGCAGAGGAAACTTCTCCCGCTTTTTATAGAATTCACACAGCATAAGAGAACATTCCAGGTAAGGTGAGAGGATTTCTTGTAACTGGACATGCAGGATAAACAACCAATCAAAATGCAGGGAttgcttttcaaaaaataatattttgtattaGTCTTAAGTCAGCATAAAGGGGAAACCTTTGATCAAACATGTGGTCAGTTAATTATCTACTCATTTTTTCAAGTTTGGGcctgttattgttttttaaatgaggcTAAATAATAAAGTCTTGCtatgaataaatataatttatttttatttttctgttctgcTTAACCTGGATGAATTTGATGCCTTTTTTCCCATAATTTCAACATGATTTAACTGTAATTTCTCCATCACTTTTTACagggaaagaaaaggaaatggaTGGGAAAGaataatgatgaaaaaaacacaaagtcaacAAAAAGGAGCAATAATAGCAAGAGAGAAGGAATTTGTCTGAATATATGAAATAGAAAATCGATGGAGTCATGGAGTTTCAtgacatttattacatttattttgttttcaatgtaaatgttgttgatttaataaaaaatgacttcacGTTTATCAATGAAGCTTCTTGAAGGATATAgttaaaatgaaatcattttttaaggaaataatatgtttttatcaCGGAAACAGCCTTtatttgaaatacttttgtAATGTTTACCATAAGCATAGTTATTGTAAGGAGATGATTATTTTTTGCTACTGTTATGTTGTTTTGAGTTGGAAAGATTCTTTTTGTGAtctttgaaaagtttaaatcttttaaaaatatatctatcTGTACCTTTATCTGAATTTATCATCATAATATCTGTTTTTTACACAATATGTGAAAGATAcaccttaaaatgtatttaacatagaatcaaactataaaatgtttaataaacccACGAGAGTTTCACTTCTATTAACTCAAAATGCCAAAAGTTGCATAAATAATGCAGATTTCTGACCTGAGATCCAGAAAGTGTAGCTCTTCGCTTCAGCAGTGGTGTTTCCTCGTCCATTTTACAGAATCAACTCGAAAATCCTTTTCTGAAGCAGTTCGATgttcaaaagaggaaaaaaaaaacacagaaaaaaaaccaaaaccacGCAATGTTGCAATGTTATACGAACCGAAAGCAGAAGAGGGAGAGCTGCTGTGTGACTCCCGGATGAGCacattcaaataaagaaaagcagaagaagaggCATGAACTCCTTAACTTTATGAGTGTATGAGGAAGGTCAGGGTTTTCTGTTGTATTCCATCAATGAGGCTTAGATTTTCCCTGTTGTTACTAAACTGACAAATAAGTGGTATTTAGTGTAATCTCTTTAGCACTAAACTAAACAATAATCTTATTGATACATCTGTTATAATAtctgctttaaactttttagCCCATAGCGATCtagggcttttttttattttattttgtttgcattttttgctaCTTTACAGTTAAGCTCTAATAATTTACCTATAAAGTGGATTTTGAGgttgatatttattttcttagtgCAACCAGGGCTCTAGATTAAACATGTGCACTGGTgcacaaaagtttttttcttaaatgcacCAGCACAAAAGTTTCATGCACCAACCTCTTTTGACCACCTCGCATTTAACATGGTCACTTTGCTTTTTAATCATTGCCAATATTTGAGAAATACTTGAGAAAAATTACAAACTAATAAACATTTAgtactttatattaaaaaaaacgcaATTCTATGATAatgaaaattacattaaaaagtttgttcCTATAGTCCCACTCCATCTTTACTtctttctgttgtaaaatcgtATTCAGTGGTTATTATATTAGCCAAATtcaaaacacctgtgatgttttttaagacatattgtATGTGGGGCGCAAGAGTTAAtcagaaactcacctctgagttgtgggcgggaatGTTGCCACAGAAGTAACCctcagctaatttcccagcataccttttttttacactctctctagcttagagcccctcacaaccccaatcttacagtgtaacaaaaatggtgagcaatattggagctattcagtcATGCAATTTTGAGCGAGATggcagttcagacgaggaaaattgaGACGTTATTTGGtcaatttgtctgcaaatggatgcatcagaatagagcgcCCATTTCAGTTTCTCTGTCACAACTGACAGGTTTTTCAAATAGAAGGATTTTATCTGTTCCGGATTCATCATGATttgaattaggaaaaaaaaatactcattaatatttaattattttatatatgtcctccatcatgaaaaaaatacacaaaaaatattaaaaacaccaaaaatacaattttcaaagGGTTGGGTCTTGAACCCAGtcttttgagttgttttatgCTAACTGAAAACCCAATTGAGGTTGTGTTACATCCTACTTTCcaatgcagaaaaagaaacatcaggaagaaaaaataactaaataaaatagagtaaaataaatcatttaaacattaaatataaatactaaATGTGACAATGCATTCGAAGAACCTGGTTtggttacattttaaagaaactttcagTGACTGATCACGAGTCTTTATGACATTTACAATGTACAATGTgctatttactttatttatactttGCTGACACATTACTTACAATCACTACAAATGAGTTGTTggacattttctaaaaacttttaactcttccaaaatattgtaaatgtgTGCAACAACGAGGACGTGAGATCAGGCAAGTGTCATTTTTTCTGCAACTGagagattttaaaataactaacttAAAGTTTGAGAAACTcattaaataatttgttattaattaattacatgATTGGgaagattgtttaaaaatgtttatccgTGAAGGAAATCAActtaagtcttttattttgatgtaaaaatattaatgtagaaaataaagtacaaataaaacactAGACTTCTTAAAATTGCGTGCTTGTCTTGTAGAAAACTACATATTTGGAGTATGCCTGCGTGGTACTACACGTCCCACAATCCAACGcgccaaaaacacttttgtccCTTTACAGCCCCCTTACAAAGCGTCACGAGTTAAACAACTGATCATGGGGATATCCGAGTTTGGTAGTTAGCCATCAACAACTGCCCCTCGATAGTTTGACCTCGTGGTCATTCGCCACCGTCATGTCAAACATCACGAAGAAGGTGTCGTGGTCCAGCCGCGGGGACGAGCTCGGGGCTGCGGGGGAGGGAACCCCGCTGCTCAACGGCTCCGAGCAGCCCAGACACTCCAGACAGGTACAGCTAGCTTAGAGGCTAACATTGACGTAACAGCTGTGCTCCCCGGAGCCTAAATACCTATTGAGCCATGTCTATTTACGAATGTAAAATGTAGCAGAGTTCAAGTCTGCATGGTTTGTGAGCGCTTTGAATGATTTTATTGCACTAGCCACGCACGTGAAGTTCATATTTCTTTGTTATGGCATGCTAATAATTGGTTATAATATGTTAGCATGAAGCTCAGAACTATAAAtggaagaatgtaaaaaaaatctatgtcaTATTTTATGGAAGAAAGtataataaagtttgaaaagtaTAGAAATAAttgcccttttttaaaataataaaaagttgtgACATAACTCCATTGAGGcagcttttaaaatgtcatatttaaaaacacaaaggctGCAATAGCAAAAATGGTCTTATCAAAGTACATAAATACGTC harbors:
- the slc2a6 gene encoding solute carrier family 2, facilitated glucose transporter member 6 isoform X2 is translated as MDTEQAAWFGSIYSLGAAAGGLGAMMLNDLIGRKLSIMMSAVPSTVGYMLLAGAVDLWMLHLGRFLTGVAAGMTAASIPVYISEISHKRVRGALGSCPQVTAVFGSLTLYALGLVVPWRWLAVAGAVPAVLMLVLLTFMPSSPRRLLSLGRQQHAEKVLRWLRGSHYDTHSELRDIQESIDNQSTVKWSNLVTPIYYKPIIISVVMRFLQQMTGITPVLVYLEPIFEKSQVSIEPRYDAAIVGAVRLFSVAIAAFLMDKAGRKALLYTSSMLMFVASLTLAISSHTTTCPPGPSPPNHTALDYGSPDNIGVTFQSSQQTAAGLIPLVFTVVFIFGYAMGWGPITWLLMSEVLPLVVRGKASGLCVTVSWLTAFALTHAFTHLVDSYGLYVPYLMFTVVCVLCLLFNAVCVPETGGRSLEEIENYFRTGRTFTITRSASTLQSH
- the slc2a6 gene encoding solute carrier family 2, facilitated glucose transporter member 6 isoform X1; the encoded protein is MDEETPLLKRRATLSGSQVRNSGLYLAVFAAVLGNFNFGYSLVYSSPVLPKLKSPDADPRLRMDTEQAAWFGSIYSLGAAAGGLGAMMLNDLIGRKLSIMMSAVPSTVGYMLLAGAVDLWMLHLGRFLTGVAAGMTAASIPVYISEISHKRVRGALGSCPQVTAVFGSLTLYALGLVVPWRWLAVAGAVPAVLMLVLLTFMPSSPRRLLSLGRQQHAEKVLRWLRGSHYDTHSELRDIQESIDNQSTVKWSNLVTPIYYKPIIISVVMRFLQQMTGITPVLVYLEPIFEKSQVSIEPRYDAAIVGAVRLFSVAIAAFLMDKAGRKALLYTSSMLMFVASLTLAISSHTTTCPPGPSPPNHTALDYGSPDNIGVTFQSSQQTAAGLIPLVFTVVFIFGYAMGWGPITWLLMSEVLPLVVRGKASGLCVTVSWLTAFALTHAFTHLVDSYGLYVPYLMFTVVCVLCLLFNAVCVPETGGRSLEEIENYFRTGRTFTITRSASTLQSH